In the Victivallis sp. Marseille-Q1083 genome, one interval contains:
- a CDS encoding type III PLP-dependent enzyme, with product MRVHPLDYYSKCDWNAIREEADRHETPFLVVNLNVVARQYAELMHQFPFAKVYYAVKANPGIPVLELLRDLGSNFDIASVYELDRVLSLGVEPSRLSYGNTIKKARDIRYFYEKGVRLFASDSEADIRQLAQEAPGSRVFLRILTEGAETADWPLSRKFGCHPDMAIDLLVLARELGLEPYGISFHVGSQQRDIGTWDSAIAKVRYIFDYLAEEGIKLKMINMGGGFPANYISKINSMNVYADEINRYLQEDFGEDFPEIILEPGRSMVGESGVLVSEVILVSRKTKLGVDRWAYIDAGKFNGLTETWDECIKYPIYCERPGELTEDFIIAGPTCDSQDVMYEHFRNRLPKDLAIGDRIYWLSTGAYTSSYSSVEFNGFPPLKTYFVK from the coding sequence ATGAGAGTTCACCCGCTGGATTATTATTCGAAATGCGATTGGAATGCGATCCGGGAAGAAGCCGATCGGCATGAAACTCCGTTTCTGGTGGTAAACCTGAATGTGGTCGCCCGACAATATGCCGAATTGATGCACCAATTTCCGTTCGCCAAAGTCTATTACGCCGTCAAAGCCAACCCCGGCATCCCGGTGCTGGAACTGTTGCGGGACCTGGGCAGCAACTTCGACATCGCGTCGGTTTATGAACTGGACCGGGTGTTGTCGCTCGGCGTCGAGCCCTCCCGGCTCAGCTACGGCAACACGATCAAAAAGGCGCGTGACATCCGTTATTTCTATGAAAAAGGCGTCCGGCTGTTCGCTTCCGACAGCGAGGCCGATATCCGCCAGCTCGCCCAGGAGGCGCCGGGCTCCAGGGTATTCCTGCGAATTCTGACCGAGGGAGCCGAAACCGCCGACTGGCCGTTGTCGCGGAAATTCGGCTGCCATCCGGATATGGCCATTGATTTGCTCGTGCTGGCCCGCGAACTCGGGCTGGAGCCTTACGGCATCTCCTTCCACGTCGGTTCGCAACAGCGCGACATCGGCACCTGGGATTCGGCCATCGCCAAAGTCCGTTATATTTTCGACTACCTGGCCGAAGAAGGCATCAAGCTGAAAATGATCAACATGGGCGGCGGATTCCCGGCCAATTACATCTCCAAGATCAATTCGATGAACGTTTACGCCGATGAAATCAACCGCTATCTGCAGGAGGATTTCGGCGAGGATTTTCCGGAAATCATTCTCGAACCCGGCCGGTCGATGGTCGGCGAATCCGGCGTGCTGGTCAGCGAAGTCATCCTGGTTTCCCGCAAAACGAAACTGGGCGTCGACCGGTGGGCATACATCGACGCCGGCAAATTCAACGGGCTCACCGAAACCTGGGACGAGTGCATCAAATATCCGATCTACTGCGAGCGCCCCGGCGAATTGACCGAGGATTTCATCATCGCCGGTCCGACCTGCGACAGCCAGGATGTCATGTACGAACATTTCCGCAACCGGCTGCCGAAAGACCTGGCGATCGGCGACCGCATTTACTGGTTGAGCACCGGCGCGTATACCAGCAGCTATTCCTCGGTGGAATTCAACGGCTTTCCGCCGCTGAAGACTTATTTCGTCAAATGA
- the trxB gene encoding thioredoxin-disulfide reductase, which translates to MEKMVIIGSGPAGLTAGIYAARADLSPLLLAGTLPGGLLTQTSEVENFPGFRQGINGYDLMIEMQQQAERFGTRIEYEVVAGAALTDGCVQTLTLESGEKIETKTLIIATGASPRWLGLPNEERLKTHGVSACATCDGAFFKNVPVVVIGGGDSAMEEANFLTRFASEVIVIHRRDQLRASKIMAERALNNPKIRFVWDSKVVDVLGETEVDGVIVENIKTGKQSEIACKGYFAALGHDPNTGLFRGQIDVDSHGFILLKDGKSCTNLAGVFAAGDCADNAYRQAITAAGMGCRAAMDAERYLEMMKQ; encoded by the coding sequence ATGGAAAAAATGGTGATTATCGGCAGCGGTCCGGCCGGGCTGACGGCCGGAATTTATGCGGCGCGGGCGGATTTGTCCCCGTTGCTGCTGGCCGGCACCTTGCCGGGCGGATTGTTGACCCAGACCAGTGAAGTGGAGAATTTTCCCGGCTTCCGGCAGGGCATCAACGGCTACGACCTGATGATTGAAATGCAGCAGCAGGCGGAGCGTTTCGGCACCCGGATCGAATATGAAGTGGTGGCCGGAGCGGCGCTGACCGACGGTTGCGTTCAGACCCTGACGCTGGAATCCGGCGAAAAGATCGAGACGAAAACCTTGATTATCGCCACCGGCGCTTCGCCGCGCTGGCTCGGCTTGCCCAATGAGGAACGGTTGAAAACGCACGGGGTGTCGGCCTGCGCCACCTGCGACGGCGCTTTTTTCAAGAATGTTCCGGTGGTGGTCATCGGCGGCGGCGATTCGGCGATGGAGGAAGCGAATTTCCTGACCCGTTTTGCCAGCGAAGTGATCGTCATCCACCGGCGCGATCAGTTGCGCGCTTCGAAAATCATGGCGGAACGTGCCCTGAACAACCCGAAAATCCGTTTCGTCTGGGACAGCAAAGTGGTCGATGTCCTCGGCGAAACGGAGGTGGACGGCGTGATCGTCGAAAACATCAAGACCGGCAAACAGAGCGAAATTGCCTGTAAAGGGTATTTCGCCGCGCTGGGACACGATCCGAACACCGGTTTGTTCCGCGGTCAGATCGATGTCGACAGCCATGGTTTCATCCTGTTGAAGGACGGCAAAAGCTGTACCAACCTGGCCGGGGTGTTTGCCGCCGGCGATTGTGCGGACAACGCCTATCGGCAGGCGATCACGGCGGCCGGCATGGGCTGCCGGGCGGCGATGGATGCCGAGCGTTATTTGGAAATGATGAAGCAGTAG
- a CDS encoding ATP-dependent DNA helicase — MVDLGDYYIPAGDLPEELRPPEPVPIDGALILRGTRMFFAPTGPLKQAAAFGGRPYEYRAQQGIMAEKTAEALAENHNLCVEAPTGVGKSFAYLVPALLYAHQAPQPVIVSTETINLQEQLIEKDLPLLRKLSGLEFKAALAKGRGNYLCLRRLSMLTGDQRDHFLPLPSLTLEIDRLKRWSETTEDGNRDSLQHRVDNLAWSYVCCEGGNCRGQRCGHYRRCFYWRARLEWEAADIIVANHALFLTDLKIRRQSDASLLPAYSAVVIDEAHTLENNAAEHLGLAISQNGLTGFFNRLFNPDNAKGLLLRGGEEALELRREITEIREKINLFFGVIARSLEETGETILRLREPNLFPDNLTPALGKFRQQLADYIELQEDKDYKAELSSKVAWCDEFIDGITQFLQMGLPDHVYWIERQRDSINLLAAPLNVAAMLEEQLFRQAFPVILSSATLTVGNRFDYFRSRVGFCEGAELQLDSPFSSEQVRLCIPRQMPEPTQPAYQQALFREIPRFIERTHGKAFVLFTSYQLLRQCADQLKSFFFDQGLQLLIQGEQLSRSAMLKEFKSDIDSVIFGTDSFWTGVDVPGEALSNVIVTKLPFAVPSHPLIAARSERLEAAGKSSFMDYSLPEAVLKFRQGVGRLIRSRADRGIIVILDRRIVSKRYGKIFLDSIPPYPVEYC; from the coding sequence ATGGTTGATCTGGGAGACTACTACATCCCGGCCGGGGATCTGCCGGAGGAGCTGAGACCGCCGGAACCGGTGCCGATCGACGGTGCATTGATTCTGCGCGGCACCCGGATGTTCTTCGCCCCGACCGGGCCGCTGAAACAGGCGGCGGCTTTCGGCGGCCGGCCCTATGAATACCGGGCCCAACAGGGAATCATGGCCGAAAAAACCGCCGAAGCACTGGCCGAAAACCACAACTTATGCGTCGAGGCTCCGACCGGCGTCGGTAAAAGTTTCGCCTACCTGGTGCCGGCGCTGCTCTACGCCCATCAGGCGCCGCAGCCGGTCATCGTCAGCACCGAAACCATCAATCTGCAGGAACAGTTGATCGAAAAAGACCTGCCGCTGCTGCGGAAACTGTCTGGCCTGGAATTCAAGGCGGCGCTGGCCAAGGGACGCGGCAACTATCTCTGCCTGCGCCGCCTGAGCATGCTGACCGGCGACCAGCGCGACCACTTCCTGCCGCTGCCGTCGCTGACCCTGGAAATCGACCGCTTGAAACGCTGGTCGGAGACCACCGAAGACGGCAACCGCGATTCGCTGCAGCACCGGGTGGACAATCTGGCCTGGAGTTACGTCTGCTGCGAAGGCGGCAACTGCCGCGGCCAGCGCTGCGGCCATTACCGCCGCTGCTTTTACTGGCGCGCCCGGCTGGAATGGGAAGCGGCCGATATCATCGTCGCCAACCACGCTCTGTTCCTGACCGATTTGAAAATCCGCCGGCAATCCGACGCCTCGCTGCTGCCGGCCTACAGTGCGGTGGTCATCGACGAAGCCCACACGCTGGAAAACAATGCCGCCGAACATCTCGGCCTGGCGATTTCCCAGAACGGTCTGACCGGCTTTTTCAACCGGCTGTTCAATCCGGACAACGCCAAAGGATTGCTACTGCGCGGCGGCGAGGAAGCGCTAGAACTGCGCCGGGAAATCACCGAGATCCGGGAGAAAATCAACCTTTTCTTCGGCGTCATCGCCCGGAGCCTGGAAGAAACCGGCGAAACCATCCTGCGGCTCCGGGAGCCCAACCTGTTTCCGGACAATCTGACGCCGGCGCTCGGCAAATTCCGCCAGCAACTGGCCGACTATATCGAGCTGCAGGAGGATAAGGATTACAAGGCGGAGCTGTCCAGCAAAGTCGCCTGGTGCGACGAATTCATCGACGGCATCACCCAATTCCTTCAGATGGGGCTGCCGGACCACGTCTATTGGATTGAGCGGCAGCGCGACAGCATCAATTTGCTGGCGGCGCCGTTGAATGTGGCGGCGATGCTGGAAGAGCAGTTGTTCCGGCAGGCCTTTCCGGTCATCCTGAGCAGCGCGACGCTGACGGTCGGCAACCGCTTCGACTATTTCCGCAGCCGGGTCGGGTTCTGTGAAGGCGCCGAACTGCAACTGGACTCGCCGTTCAGCAGCGAACAGGTCAGGCTGTGCATCCCCCGCCAGATGCCGGAACCGACCCAACCGGCTTACCAGCAGGCGCTGTTCCGGGAAATTCCGCGTTTCATCGAACGCACCCACGGCAAGGCGTTCGTGCTGTTCACCAGCTATCAATTGCTGCGGCAATGCGCCGACCAGTTGAAAAGCTTTTTCTTCGACCAGGGACTGCAACTGCTGATCCAGGGCGAGCAATTGTCGCGGTCGGCGATGCTCAAAGAGTTCAAAAGCGACATCGATTCGGTAATTTTCGGCACCGACAGCTTCTGGACCGGCGTCGATGTGCCCGGCGAAGCGTTGAGCAACGTCATCGTCACCAAACTGCCGTTCGCCGTCCCGTCGCACCCGCTGATCGCCGCCCGCAGCGAACGGCTGGAAGCCGCCGGCAAAAGCTCTTTCATGGATTACAGCCTGCCGGAAGCGGTGTTGAAATTCCGCCAGGGCGTCGGCCGGCTGATCCGCAGCCGGGCCGATCGCGGCATCATCGTCATCCTCGACCGGCGCATCGTTTCCAAACGCTACGGCAAAATCTTCCTCGACTCCATCCCCCCCTACCCGGTCGAATACTGCTGA
- the truB gene encoding tRNA pseudouridine(55) synthase TruB: MRHRFTKHRFPPFLTDGVLLIDKPPEWTSFDVVNFLRSRFNIPKVGHCGTLDPAATGLLVVVLNQFTRLSQKLSGHDKTYQATLLLGTETDSQDMDGNITAEHDYSAVTAGELRRTIAGFIGDQLQTPPMVSAVKKDGKRLYELARQGLEVSREPKPIRIASIEISRIELPYCDFTVQCSKGTYIRTLCADIGRRLGCGAALFRLRRLRSGPFRLEDAIPLETLKTWEQPELERCIRNFLATQMAAYSGEFDN; this comes from the coding sequence ATGCGCCACCGTTTTACCAAACATCGTTTCCCGCCGTTTCTCACCGACGGGGTGTTGCTGATCGACAAGCCGCCGGAATGGACCAGTTTCGACGTCGTGAATTTCCTGCGCAGCCGGTTCAACATTCCGAAAGTCGGCCACTGCGGCACGCTCGACCCGGCCGCCACCGGCCTGCTGGTCGTCGTGCTGAATCAATTCACCCGCCTGAGCCAGAAACTCAGCGGCCACGACAAAACCTACCAGGCCACCTTGCTGCTCGGCACCGAAACCGATTCGCAGGACATGGACGGCAACATCACCGCCGAACACGATTATTCAGCGGTCACCGCCGGGGAACTCCGCCGGACGATCGCCGGTTTCATCGGCGATCAACTGCAGACGCCGCCGATGGTTTCGGCCGTCAAAAAAGACGGCAAACGGCTCTACGAGCTGGCCCGTCAGGGGCTGGAGGTTTCCCGCGAACCGAAACCGATCCGCATCGCATCGATCGAAATTTCCCGAATCGAGCTGCCTTACTGCGATTTCACGGTCCAGTGTTCGAAAGGCACTTATATCCGGACTTTATGCGCGGACATCGGCCGCCGGCTCGGCTGCGGCGCCGCACTGTTCCGCTTGCGACGCCTCCGGAGCGGTCCGTTCCGCCTGGAAGACGCCATTCCGCTTGAGACGCTCAAAACCTGGGAACAGCCGGAACTCGAACGCTGCATCCGGAATTTTTTGGCAACGCAGATGGCCGCCTACAGCGGCGAATTTGACAACTAG
- a CDS encoding bifunctional oligoribonuclease/PAP phosphatase NrnA, giving the protein MAKAQIDYPAAADFLKRHRRLLIFAHERPDADAVGASLALAAFLNDNGRRAAVYFQETPGCQYRRYYAGAALAGAEDLAEADGWVLLDTPNPERAAVPDGWDLRAPARPLLVIDHHPDNRLFAPTLLDAAAAASAEIIYRISRELPEWRLTPAAATLLMLGLIGDTGGFRFENTKPDTLRHAASLLELGADYSQVVNDLFFNIPLNQQQLEADLIRHHLHLHCNGQFACAVVTPELLERHGIDLKNAEGVIDTVRATAGTRVVALLSQRNGSYKVSLRSKDRALSVGAVARALNGGGHELAAGCTIEAGSFEAAEQILLAHIQELF; this is encoded by the coding sequence ATGGCGAAAGCACAGATTGATTACCCGGCCGCCGCCGATTTTCTGAAACGGCACCGCCGCCTGCTGATTTTCGCCCACGAACGGCCGGACGCGGACGCGGTCGGCGCCAGCCTGGCGCTGGCCGCTTTTTTGAACGACAACGGCCGCCGGGCCGCGGTTTATTTTCAGGAGACGCCGGGATGCCAGTACCGGCGTTATTATGCCGGGGCAGCTCTGGCCGGGGCGGAAGATCTGGCCGAAGCCGACGGCTGGGTCCTGCTGGACACGCCGAACCCGGAACGGGCGGCGGTTCCCGACGGCTGGGACCTGCGCGCCCCGGCCCGGCCGCTGCTGGTCATCGACCACCATCCGGACAACCGTCTTTTCGCGCCGACTCTGCTGGACGCCGCCGCGGCCGCCAGCGCGGAAATCATCTACCGGATCAGCCGGGAACTGCCGGAATGGCGCTTGACGCCGGCGGCCGCCACCCTGCTGATGCTCGGACTGATCGGCGACACCGGCGGCTTCCGGTTTGAAAACACCAAACCGGATACGCTGCGGCACGCCGCCAGCCTGCTGGAACTCGGTGCCGACTATTCGCAGGTGGTCAACGATTTATTTTTCAACATTCCGTTGAACCAGCAACAGTTGGAGGCGGATTTGATCCGGCACCATCTGCATTTGCACTGCAACGGCCAGTTCGCCTGTGCCGTCGTCACGCCGGAACTGCTTGAGCGCCACGGCATCGACCTGAAAAATGCCGAAGGAGTCATCGACACCGTCCGCGCCACCGCCGGCACCCGGGTTGTCGCGCTGCTCAGCCAACGCAACGGGTCCTACAAAGTTTCCCTGCGCAGCAAGGACCGGGCCTTGTCGGTCGGCGCCGTCGCCCGCGCCCTGAACGGCGGCGGCCACGAACTGGCGGCCGGCTGCACCATCGAAGCCGGCTCATTCGAGGCGGCCGAACAAATTTTACTAGCACACATTCAGGAATTGTTTTGA
- the rbfA gene encoding 30S ribosome-binding factor RbfA encodes MGTVDRLTRVNALLKRELAGLIERNLRTNGRAVLVSVTEVKCSVDLRHAVVYVSIFGGDAAVRRDIQQELADNRKEFQRHIGANLSFKNTPVLEFRLDDRLAAGDRILELLNEQEEKNGESTD; translated from the coding sequence ATGGGAACAGTCGACCGTCTTACCCGGGTCAACGCGCTGCTCAAGCGGGAACTGGCCGGGCTGATTGAACGGAATTTGAGGACCAATGGCCGCGCTGTTCTGGTATCGGTCACCGAAGTCAAATGTTCGGTGGACTTGCGCCACGCGGTCGTTTATGTCAGCATCTTCGGCGGCGACGCCGCCGTCCGGCGCGATATCCAGCAGGAGCTGGCCGACAACCGGAAGGAATTCCAACGCCACATCGGGGCGAACCTGTCGTTCAAGAACACGCCGGTTCTGGAATTCCGGCTCGACGACCGGCTGGCCGCCGGCGACCGCATACTGGAACTGCTGAACGAGCAGGAAGAAAAGAATGGCGAAAGCACAGATTGA
- the infB gene encoding translation initiation factor IF-2, with product MKKIKIKNIAERYGVSPKTILDELATQGIELENASGYIPNDLVDLVEEYFEGLYGNKDKDAKKKDEEAGGAKIHLNSPIIVKNLAEALNRKPNEIISDLMKLGELASINQALPENIAKKLCRNYRVELVVDAKTKAQPGNGGTGSAPEDNGYELDPEPETNPKNLRERPPIVTFMGHVDHGKTSLQDKVRHTNVVAGESGRITQHIGASTIVYHNRPITFIDTPGHEAFTHMRSRGANVTDIVVLVVAADDGFKPQTVEALNHAKAAGVPIIVAINKIDLPDANPDRVLLQMQQNNLMSEDWGGEVGTVRVSAKTGEGIDNLLDRILLEAEILELKAAPKRSAKAIVIESQVEQGLGSTASVLVQDGTLKVGDIALCGEFMGKIKALFNDKGERVKSAGPSMPVRVVGLSGVPEAGARLVVCRNEKQARQEAEARTESRRKNSLAQDTIANVDDLFSRLNSQNVNSLQLIIKSDVKGSGEAIEDSLNKLPSDKIKVEVIMNSVGAITENDVMLAAASNAIIVGFHVRVNPGVNDLAKKQNVEIRLYSIIYELLNDITDALTGKLEPEKREKILGTAKILQIFELSKGPKVCGCIVDSGFIKVGAKARVFRQRQLIYNGEILSLRRFQDDVKEVKNGLECGIRLDNFADFLENDLIEAYEIELKKATL from the coding sequence ATGAAGAAAATCAAAATAAAAAACATTGCCGAACGTTACGGGGTGTCGCCCAAAACCATTCTCGACGAACTGGCCACCCAGGGAATCGAGCTGGAAAATGCCAGCGGTTATATTCCGAATGATCTGGTCGATCTGGTCGAAGAGTATTTCGAAGGTCTTTACGGCAACAAGGACAAGGACGCCAAAAAGAAAGACGAAGAAGCCGGCGGGGCGAAAATTCACCTCAACAGCCCGATTATCGTCAAAAATCTGGCGGAAGCGCTCAACCGGAAGCCCAACGAGATCATCAGCGACCTGATGAAACTCGGCGAACTGGCCAGCATCAACCAAGCGCTGCCGGAAAATATCGCGAAAAAACTCTGCAGGAATTACCGGGTCGAACTGGTTGTCGACGCCAAAACCAAAGCCCAGCCGGGCAATGGCGGCACCGGTTCCGCGCCGGAGGACAACGGTTACGAACTTGATCCGGAGCCGGAAACCAATCCGAAGAATTTGCGCGAGCGGCCGCCGATCGTCACATTTATGGGCCACGTCGACCACGGCAAAACTTCGCTGCAGGACAAAGTGCGCCACACCAACGTCGTCGCCGGGGAGTCCGGCCGCATCACCCAGCACATCGGCGCGTCGACGATCGTTTACCACAATCGCCCGATCACCTTCATCGACACTCCCGGCCATGAGGCGTTCACCCACATGCGTTCGCGCGGCGCCAACGTCACCGATATCGTCGTGCTGGTCGTCGCCGCCGACGACGGCTTCAAGCCGCAGACGGTCGAAGCGCTGAATCACGCCAAAGCCGCCGGCGTGCCGATTATCGTCGCCATCAATAAAATCGATCTGCCGGACGCCAATCCGGACCGCGTGCTGCTGCAAATGCAGCAGAACAACCTGATGAGCGAAGACTGGGGCGGCGAAGTCGGCACGGTACGGGTTTCCGCCAAGACCGGCGAAGGGATCGACAACCTGCTGGACCGCATCCTGCTGGAAGCGGAAATTCTCGAACTGAAAGCGGCGCCGAAACGCTCCGCCAAGGCGATCGTCATCGAATCGCAGGTCGAACAGGGCCTCGGCTCCACCGCCAGTGTTCTGGTCCAGGACGGGACGCTGAAGGTCGGCGATATCGCGCTGTGCGGTGAATTCATGGGTAAAATCAAAGCGCTCTTCAACGACAAGGGCGAACGGGTGAAATCCGCCGGTCCGAGCATGCCGGTCCGGGTGGTCGGGCTTTCCGGCGTACCGGAAGCCGGCGCCAGGCTGGTCGTCTGCCGCAACGAGAAACAGGCCAGGCAGGAAGCGGAAGCCCGGACGGAAAGCAGGCGCAAAAACAGCCTGGCGCAGGATACCATCGCCAATGTCGACGACCTGTTCAGCCGCTTGAACAGCCAGAACGTCAACAGCCTGCAGTTGATCATCAAATCCGACGTCAAAGGCTCCGGCGAAGCGATCGAGGATTCCCTGAACAAACTGCCGTCCGACAAGATCAAAGTCGAAGTGATTATGAACAGCGTCGGCGCCATCACCGAAAACGACGTGATGCTGGCGGCGGCCTCCAACGCGATCATCGTCGGATTCCACGTCCGGGTCAATCCCGGCGTCAACGATCTGGCCAAAAAACAGAACGTCGAAATCCGGCTGTACAGCATCATTTACGAACTGCTGAACGACATCACCGACGCGCTGACCGGCAAACTCGAACCGGAAAAACGCGAAAAAATCCTCGGGACCGCCAAGATCCTGCAGATCTTCGAATTGAGCAAAGGTCCGAAAGTCTGCGGCTGTATCGTCGACAGCGGCTTCATCAAAGTCGGCGCCAAAGCGCGGGTGTTCCGTCAGCGTCAATTGATCTACAACGGTGAAATCCTGTCGCTGCGCCGTTTCCAGGACGATGTCAAGGAAGTGAAGAACGGTCTGGAATGCGGCATCCGGCTGGACAATTTCGCCGATTTCCTGGAAAACGACCTGATCGAAGCCTATGAAATCGAATTGAAAAAAGCAACTCTGTAA
- the nusA gene encoding transcription termination factor NusA — protein sequence MSNELLTILEYIEQERGLNRELLVKAVEGALLSASRKSIHPASKLRVEVDPNTGAIHAWATLEVVESNPTNDQLVIERAREKLPDVKVGDIVEWEVTPRNFGRIAAQTAKQAIMQQLRKAEKEIVRDEFADRVGQIINGIVRRFENGNIIIDFQKAEGILSSREKIAGEQYMPGDRINALLLKVDILSAGPSLIVSRTHPDFVLRLFEREVTEIHDGVVQIKAIAREAGSRTKIAVVSTDSHVDPVGACVGLRGIRVRNITSELNGERIDIIPYDEDIRKFAANALQPAKVQSVEAFPDKRELIVYVTAEQSKLAFGKKAQNVRLSSKLLGWNISIQTAGEKPTESLEDKIRRASKALAKELDIREETAYTLVCNGYVSVEGVKTAGRAQILEIPDIDAAEIEAAFDRLDQ from the coding sequence GTGAGCAACGAATTATTGACTATTTTAGAATATATCGAACAGGAACGCGGCCTCAACCGTGAACTTCTGGTCAAAGCGGTCGAAGGCGCGCTGTTGTCCGCTTCGCGCAAAAGCATCCATCCGGCCAGCAAACTGCGGGTCGAAGTCGACCCGAACACCGGCGCCATCCACGCCTGGGCGACGCTGGAAGTGGTCGAAAGCAATCCGACCAACGACCAGTTGGTCATCGAACGCGCCCGCGAGAAGCTGCCCGACGTCAAAGTCGGCGACATCGTCGAATGGGAAGTGACGCCGCGCAATTTCGGCCGCATCGCCGCCCAGACCGCCAAACAGGCGATCATGCAGCAGTTGCGCAAGGCCGAAAAGGAGATCGTCCGCGACGAATTCGCCGACCGGGTCGGCCAGATCATCAACGGCATCGTCCGCCGCTTCGAAAACGGCAACATCATCATCGACTTCCAGAAGGCCGAAGGCATCCTGAGCTCCCGGGAAAAAATCGCCGGCGAACAGTACATGCCCGGCGATCGGATCAACGCGCTGCTGCTGAAGGTCGACATCCTGAGCGCCGGCCCGAGCCTGATCGTCTCCCGGACCCATCCGGATTTCGTGCTGCGTTTGTTCGAACGGGAGGTCACCGAAATTCACGACGGCGTCGTCCAGATCAAAGCGATCGCCCGGGAAGCCGGCAGCCGGACGAAAATCGCGGTAGTCAGCACCGATTCCCATGTCGATCCGGTCGGCGCCTGCGTCGGCCTGCGCGGCATCCGGGTGCGCAACATCACCTCCGAACTCAACGGCGAACGCATCGACATCATCCCGTATGACGAGGACATCCGCAAATTCGCCGCCAATGCGCTGCAGCCGGCCAAGGTGCAGTCGGTCGAAGCCTTCCCGGACAAACGCGAACTGATCGTTTACGTCACGGCGGAACAATCGAAGCTGGCGTTCGGCAAGAAAGCGCAGAATGTCCGCCTGTCTTCAAAATTGCTGGGCTGGAACATCAGCATTCAGACCGCCGGCGAAAAACCGACCGAATCGCTGGAAGATAAAATCCGGCGGGCGAGCAAAGCGCTGGCCAAGGAGCTCGACATCCGCGAGGAAACGGCCTATACGCTCGTCTGCAACGGCTATGTTTCCGTCGAAGGCGTGAAAACGGCAGGCCGGGCGCAGATACTTGAAATTCCGGACATCGATGCCGCCGAAATCGAAGCGGCCTTTGACCGTTTGGACCAATGA